A segment of the Amycolatopsis thermophila genome:
CGCGCTCCCCCAAGGGGTCGAGGCACTCAAGGCCGGCCAGCGGCTGGAGTTCGGCGTCGCCGACGGCCGGCGCGGCCCGCAGGCCCTGTCCGTTCGCCTGATCGACAGCCTGCCCTCGGTCGCCGAGGCGCGCCGTCGTCCCGCCGAGGAGCTGCACGGCCTGATCGAGGACATGATCAAGCTGCTGGAGATGAAGGTGCAGCCGGACCTGCGCCGCGGCCGCTACCCCGACCGCAAGAACACCAAGCGCATCGCCGAAGTGATGCGCGCGGTCGCGCGCGACCTCGACCCGTAACTCCCGGCCGGACCAGGTGGGGCTCCTCGCATCGAGGGGCCCCGCTTCGTCGTCAGCCGGGCTGGACCTGCAGCGACCACAGGCCCCGCACGACCAGCTGCGGGTTGCCGTTCTCGTCGACGATCGGGTTGCCCGCCGGGTCCACGGCGTAGGCCGCGCCGAGCTGCTGCACCTCGACCACCACGAGCTGGTCGTCCGGCGCGTTGCCGGTGGCCGTGTAGGCGAGCTTGGAGCCCGGCGTGAAGAACTGCTGCTTCACCGGCTGCAGCTCGCCCTTGGCGTTGGCGTACTGGACGTTCACCAGCCACGGGGTGTCGCCGATGTCGGACGGGACGGAGATCTGCACCGGCTTGCCCCGCCGGACCTTCAGGGTCACGGCGGCGTCCGGGGACTCGTCGCAGGACTTCAGGAGCGCGTCGCAGTGGGCGA
Coding sequences within it:
- a CDS encoding cold-shock protein: MPTGKVKWYDAEKGFGFVTQDGGQDVYIRKTALPQGVEALKAGQRLEFGVADGRRGPQALSVRLIDSLPSVAEARRRPAEELHGLIEDMIKLLEMKVQPDLRRGRYPDRKNTKRIAEVMRAVARDLDP
- a CDS encoding DUF2771 family protein translates to MRRTLLLLAAGALALTGCSASVGPPEVTFFGDGHTVNAEPIAHCDALLKSCDESPDAAVTLKVRRGKPVQISVPSDIGDTPWLVNVQYANAKGELQPVKQQFFTPGSKLAYTATGNAPDDQLVVVEVQQLGAAYAVDPAGNPIVDENGNPQLVVRGLWSLQVQPG